A single genomic interval of Bradyrhizobium sp. AZCC 1693 harbors:
- a CDS encoding amidohydrolase family protein gives MLGAGALALTTAAGSSRATAQSADTKPFRIDVHHHLSPPTYVTASNDSGFGDPLMKNWSIEKSLADMDKAGIATAMLSVTTPAVNFTKGDAARKLCRESNEYGAKLVADYPGRFGNFAMLPLIDAEGSLRELTYALDTLKADGIALMTSYGDKWLGDPLFLPVMEELNRRKALVYTHPTAANCCVNLAPTQPPVMIEFGTDTTRTIADIVFSGNARRFPDIRWIFSHAGGTMPFLIERFVRHPLLVPKAKETVPDGTLTELKRFFYDTAQTSNRGAMSALAAIIPPSQMVFGTDFPYRTGIDHVKGLREAGVFTEEQVAAIERGNALKLIPRLAS, from the coding sequence ATGCTCGGTGCCGGCGCGTTGGCGTTGACGACGGCGGCAGGTAGCAGCCGGGCAACGGCACAAAGCGCCGACACAAAGCCGTTCCGGATTGACGTCCACCATCATCTATCGCCGCCGACCTACGTGACCGCGTCGAACGACAGCGGTTTTGGCGATCCCTTGATGAAGAACTGGAGCATCGAGAAATCGCTGGCCGACATGGACAAGGCCGGCATCGCCACTGCGATGCTTTCCGTCACCACGCCCGCGGTCAATTTCACCAAGGGCGATGCGGCGCGAAAGCTCTGCCGCGAGTCGAATGAGTATGGCGCAAAACTGGTTGCGGATTATCCCGGACGGTTTGGCAATTTCGCCATGCTGCCGCTCATCGACGCCGAAGGCAGCCTGCGTGAACTGACCTATGCGCTCGATACGCTCAAGGCCGACGGCATCGCCTTGATGACGAGCTATGGCGACAAGTGGCTTGGCGATCCGCTATTCCTGCCTGTCATGGAGGAACTCAACCGCCGCAAGGCGCTGGTCTACACCCATCCGACCGCGGCCAATTGCTGCGTGAACCTGGCGCCGACGCAGCCGCCCGTCATGATCGAGTTCGGCACAGACACGACGCGCACCATCGCCGACATCGTTTTCTCCGGCAATGCACGGCGGTTTCCCGACATCCGCTGGATCTTCTCGCACGCCGGCGGGACGATGCCGTTCCTGATCGAGCGCTTCGTCCGCCATCCGCTGCTGGTGCCGAAGGCCAAGGAGACGGTGCCTGACGGCACGCTCACCGAACTCAAGCGGTTCTTCTACGACACCGCGCAGACCTCCAACCGCGGCGCGATGTCGGCGCTGGCGGCGATCATTCCGCCGTCGCAGATGGTGTTCGGAACGGATTTCCCGTACCGGACCGGCATCGATCACGTGAAGGGCTTGCGCGAGGCGGGTGTGTTTACGGAAGAACAGGTCGCGGCGATCGAGCGCGGCAATGCGCTCAAGCTGATCCCGCGCCTGGCCAGCTAA
- a CDS encoding fumarylacetoacetate hydrolase family protein, which produces MKLATFKSGGQEKIGIVHTGDTLLFDLAAAANRSGSANPAFASMLALIDAGEGALEQAAKVFDKHGKDETLSAKTETAEILAPVPEPRQMRDGMSFPLHILQAPRGQLKLAARAKNDMAELARIEAEPLGELPEVYRKQPIYYITNRFSVRGTNTTVKWPRYSQVMDYELEFGVITKNKGANVTAAKARDHIFGYTIFNDFSARDAQRIEMEGRLGPAKGKSFDGGNVMGPWIVTPDEIGDPYKLKMEARVNGKMRSQGMTEGMLFSFEEIIAHVSKDETLMPGEFIGSGTVGNGCGLELGWYLEHGDTIELEVEKIGTLKNRVERQ; this is translated from the coding sequence GTGAAACTCGCGACATTCAAATCCGGCGGACAGGAAAAGATCGGAATCGTGCATACGGGCGATACCCTTCTGTTCGATCTCGCAGCCGCCGCCAACCGAAGCGGAAGCGCCAATCCGGCCTTCGCATCGATGCTGGCATTGATCGACGCCGGCGAGGGCGCACTCGAACAGGCGGCCAAGGTGTTCGACAAGCACGGCAAGGACGAGACGTTGTCGGCAAAGACCGAGACAGCCGAGATCCTCGCGCCGGTCCCGGAGCCGCGGCAGATGCGGGACGGCATGTCGTTTCCGCTGCACATCCTGCAAGCCCCGCGCGGGCAGCTCAAGCTTGCCGCGCGCGCCAAGAACGACATGGCGGAGCTGGCGCGGATCGAGGCCGAACCGCTCGGCGAATTGCCGGAGGTCTATCGCAAGCAACCGATCTACTACATCACCAACCGCTTCAGCGTGCGAGGCACCAACACCACGGTGAAATGGCCGCGCTACAGCCAGGTGATGGATTACGAACTCGAATTCGGCGTCATCACCAAAAACAAGGGCGCCAACGTCACCGCCGCCAAGGCCAGGGATCACATCTTCGGCTATACCATCTTCAACGACTTTTCCGCGCGCGACGCCCAGCGCATCGAGATGGAGGGGCGGCTGGGCCCGGCGAAAGGCAAGAGTTTCGACGGCGGCAATGTGATGGGGCCGTGGATCGTCACGCCGGACGAGATTGGCGATCCCTACAAATTGAAGATGGAAGCACGCGTCAACGGCAAGATGCGCTCGCAGGGCATGACCGAAGGCATGCTATTCTCGTTCGAGGAGATCATCGCCCATGTCAGCAAGGACGAGACCCTGATGCCCGGCGAGTTCATCGGATCCGGCACTGTCGGCAACGGCTGCGGGCTCGAACTCGGCTGGTATCTCGAGCACGGCGATACCATCGAACTCGAAGTCGAAAAGATCGGCACGTTGAAGAACCGGGTAGAGCGGCAGTAG
- a CDS encoding ABC transporter substrate-binding protein, giving the protein MKKALAALAVSVALTGTAFAQAKIQVGCTATSDCASAMVAIDEGIFKKHGLEVEMTPVGINSNIPAAILSNSIQIGGPTSTVFLQAADGGLDLVAIAGATVMSPVSNGNITAFVRNGITIKEPKDFVGKKVGAPGLNAFLHVLFVKWLVEKGVDPKSVNFVEVTFPTMADIIKSGGVDAVLTAEPFVTRMTNAGLGSVGARYAVELARTDPIIFYAASREWAEKNTAAIKKFRDALAESAVIVNNDREKASTSISKFTKQPIELVKATPPNRSEPVLKPEQLAWWIEVMSTQKMLQSKLDTSKLVLK; this is encoded by the coding sequence GTGAAAAAGGCTCTTGCCGCCCTTGCGGTCAGCGTGGCGCTGACCGGCACCGCTTTTGCCCAGGCCAAGATCCAGGTCGGCTGCACGGCGACCTCGGACTGCGCTTCCGCGATGGTGGCGATCGACGAAGGCATCTTCAAAAAGCACGGGCTTGAGGTCGAGATGACGCCTGTTGGCATCAACTCGAATATCCCGGCGGCGATCCTGTCGAATTCGATCCAGATCGGCGGACCGACCTCGACCGTGTTCCTGCAAGCGGCCGACGGCGGCCTCGATCTCGTTGCAATTGCCGGTGCAACCGTGATGAGCCCGGTGTCCAACGGCAACATCACCGCCTTCGTCCGCAACGGCATCACCATCAAGGAGCCGAAGGATTTCGTCGGCAAGAAAGTCGGCGCGCCCGGGCTGAACGCCTTCCTGCACGTGCTGTTCGTGAAATGGCTGGTGGAGAAAGGCGTCGATCCCAAGAGCGTCAATTTCGTCGAAGTCACCTTCCCGACCATGGCCGACATCATCAAATCAGGCGGCGTCGACGCCGTACTGACGGCCGAGCCGTTCGTGACTCGCATGACCAATGCCGGATTGGGCTCGGTCGGCGCGCGCTATGCCGTCGAACTGGCGCGCACCGATCCCATCATCTTCTATGCGGCGTCGCGCGAATGGGCGGAAAAGAATACCGCGGCGATCAAGAAATTCCGCGATGCGCTCGCCGAATCCGCCGTCATCGTCAACAACGACCGCGAGAAGGCGTCGACCTCGATTTCAAAATTCACCAAGCAGCCGATCGAACTGGTCAAGGCGACGCCACCGAACCGCTCCGAGCCGGTGCTGAAGCCTGAGCAACTCGCCTGGTGGATCGAAGTGATGTCGACGCAAAAGATGCTGCAATCCAAGCTCGATACTTCGAAGCTGGTCTTGAAGTAG
- a CDS encoding GntR family transcriptional regulator: protein MPASERQPNRPVTEAATLTERAAMLVEQDILAGHLAPGSRLGIVDLVQRYEIGATPLREGLSRLMSRGLIVGTGQRGFRVADISREDLLDITTMRTAIEVEAIRLAIVNGDDAWEAGIVSALHQMRRHIERTGDEFREGAEDFDRLHKGFHTALLAACGSKRLLAAHSDLYDQAYRYRRVMMRSFDSGKKFVRAHQLLADRVIGRDVQGSQAMLSAHLRSTMDFVYPSGSES, encoded by the coding sequence ATGCCGGCCTCCGAGCGCCAACCGAACCGACCGGTGACCGAGGCCGCCACGCTGACCGAGCGCGCGGCCATGCTGGTCGAGCAGGATATCCTGGCCGGTCATCTGGCGCCGGGATCGCGGCTTGGCATTGTGGATCTCGTGCAGCGCTACGAGATCGGCGCCACGCCATTACGCGAAGGCCTGTCGCGGCTGATGTCGCGCGGGCTGATCGTCGGCACCGGACAGCGCGGCTTTCGCGTGGCTGACATCAGCCGCGAGGACCTGCTCGACATCACCACCATGCGCACCGCGATCGAGGTCGAGGCCATCAGGCTCGCCATCGTCAATGGCGACGATGCCTGGGAGGCGGGCATCGTCAGTGCGCTGCACCAGATGCGCCGCCACATCGAGCGCACCGGCGATGAATTCCGCGAGGGTGCGGAGGATTTCGACCGGCTGCACAAGGGCTTTCATACCGCGTTGCTTGCCGCCTGCGGCTCAAAGCGCCTGCTCGCGGCCCATTCCGATCTCTACGACCAGGCGTACCGATATCGCCGCGTGATGATGCGCTCCTTCGACAGCGGCAAGAAATTCGTGCGCGCGCATCAATTGCTGGCCGATCGGGTCATCGGACGCGACGTTCAGGGGTCGCAAGCGATGCTATCGGCGCATCTGCGCTCGACCATGGACTTCGTCTATCCCTCAGGCAGCGAGAGCTGA
- a CDS encoding ABC transporter ATP-binding protein, with product MASAAKRLEAVSGAVAPQIAFDGVTLVLGGKTIIENLNLGVRPGEFLCIVGASGCGKTTALRLAAGLYQPTGGKVNFDGQPIREPRREIAIVFQDYGKALLPWRTASGNVSLALEAGGMPSAERPARVEELLRTVGLPGHAGKYPSEMSGGMQQRLQIARCLAQEPKTLLMDEPFGALDAMTRQGLQDEVLSLVAASGATVIFVTHDLDEAIYLGDRIIGLLPHPGRIGIELTVNLPRPRDQLSTREHPEFLRLRRQLFDFIKATEQ from the coding sequence ATGGCAAGCGCCGCAAAACGCCTCGAAGCCGTATCCGGCGCTGTTGCGCCGCAGATTGCGTTTGACGGGGTCACGCTCGTACTCGGCGGCAAGACCATCATCGAAAATCTGAACCTTGGCGTGCGGCCCGGCGAATTCCTCTGCATCGTCGGCGCCTCCGGCTGCGGCAAGACCACAGCGCTGCGTCTGGCGGCGGGGCTCTACCAGCCGACCGGCGGCAAGGTGAATTTCGACGGCCAGCCGATCCGCGAGCCGCGCCGCGAGATCGCGATCGTGTTCCAGGATTACGGCAAGGCACTGCTGCCGTGGCGCACCGCGTCGGGCAACGTTTCGCTGGCGCTGGAAGCGGGCGGCATGCCGTCGGCCGAGCGCCCTGCCCGCGTCGAGGAGTTATTGCGCACCGTCGGCCTCCCCGGCCACGCCGGCAAATATCCGTCCGAGATGTCAGGCGGCATGCAGCAACGCCTGCAGATCGCCCGCTGCCTGGCGCAGGAGCCGAAGACGCTTCTAATGGACGAGCCGTTCGGCGCGCTGGATGCGATGACACGGCAGGGTTTACAGGACGAGGTGCTGTCGCTGGTGGCGGCCAGCGGCGCCACCGTGATCTTCGTGACCCACGACCTCGACGAGGCGATCTATCTCGGCGACCGCATCATCGGCCTGTTGCCGCATCCGGGACGGATCGGCATCGAACTGACCGTCAACCTGCCGCGCCCGCGCGATCAATTGTCGACCCGCGAGCATCCGGAATTCCTGCGGCTGCGGCGGCAATTGTTCGACTTCATCAAGGCGACCGAGCAGTGA
- a CDS encoding ABC transporter permease — MTANSAKALALPLALLVTFEVWARATHLQSDSLAPPSEIVMALFGAFADLSILAATRDTLFSAFAGLAIGTIIGLALGIAFGISDTLNRLMEVTVEAIRPIPSIALLPIALIALGFGYRMEIVIVAFACVWPILILSRAAVRSIEPRLMEVARALRLAPAQRVWKIIIPAALPRIFVAFRLSAGIALIVAVTVEIAINPLGLGAGIMLAQQALRPDLMLAYLVWIGIIGYALNILLTVAQQRLFGRAALSGDGQ, encoded by the coding sequence GTGACGGCCAATTCCGCCAAGGCGCTGGCGCTGCCGCTCGCCTTGCTGGTCACGTTCGAAGTGTGGGCGCGCGCCACTCATCTGCAGAGCGACAGCCTTGCGCCGCCGAGCGAGATTGTCATGGCGCTCTTTGGCGCCTTCGCCGATCTCTCGATCCTGGCGGCCACGCGCGACACGCTGTTTTCGGCCTTTGCCGGGCTCGCGATCGGCACGATCATCGGCCTTGCGCTCGGCATTGCCTTCGGAATTTCGGATACGCTCAACCGGCTGATGGAAGTCACGGTCGAGGCGATCAGGCCGATCCCCTCGATTGCGCTGCTGCCGATCGCACTGATTGCGCTTGGTTTCGGCTACCGCATGGAAATCGTAATCGTGGCGTTCGCCTGCGTCTGGCCGATTCTGATCCTGTCGCGCGCCGCCGTGCGCAGCATCGAGCCGCGGCTGATGGAGGTGGCGCGGGCGTTACGCTTGGCCCCGGCGCAGCGGGTCTGGAAGATCATCATCCCGGCCGCGCTGCCGCGGATCTTCGTCGCCTTTCGGCTGTCGGCCGGCATTGCCCTGATCGTCGCCGTGACGGTCGAAATCGCCATCAACCCGCTCGGCCTCGGCGCCGGCATCATGCTGGCGCAGCAGGCGCTGCGTCCCGACCTGATGCTGGCCTATCTGGTCTGGATCGGCATCATCGGCTACGCGCTGAACATCCTCCTGACCGTGGCCCAACAGCGCCTGTTCGGCCGCGCCGCGTTGAGCGGAGACGGCCAATGA
- a CDS encoding ABC transporter permease, with protein sequence MKRAAIIWRVASFAVAAGFIALWQLIASLKLVSPVFLPGPDRAWAALVRGFSSGDLWSKLAGTLEHMACGWLAASIAGIAIGAIIGSSRTMRTYVAPSLEFLRPLPVSAIIPVAIAMLGLTQAMALFVIAFGAIWPIMLATIHGFAAVEPRLYEVARSLQMSRLAVISKIALPSASPDILAGMRLSLTVALILSVVCEILAGLDGLGHWVLLSARAFRSADLFAGVILLGVTGYVTSVAMSLAEHRLLAWQASQR encoded by the coding sequence ATGAAGCGGGCTGCCATCATCTGGCGGGTGGCGAGTTTTGCGGTCGCAGCCGGCTTCATTGCGCTCTGGCAATTGATCGCCAGTTTGAAACTGGTTTCGCCGGTATTCCTGCCGGGGCCTGATAGGGCCTGGGCCGCGCTGGTGCGCGGATTTTCCTCCGGCGATCTCTGGAGCAAGCTCGCGGGCACGCTCGAACACATGGCCTGTGGCTGGCTCGCCGCCTCCATTGCCGGCATCGCGATCGGCGCGATCATCGGATCGTCGCGCACGATGCGGACCTATGTCGCACCCTCACTGGAGTTTTTACGGCCGCTGCCGGTCTCGGCGATCATTCCGGTTGCGATCGCCATGCTTGGATTGACGCAGGCGATGGCGCTGTTCGTGATCGCCTTCGGCGCGATCTGGCCGATCATGCTGGCGACCATCCATGGGTTTGCGGCGGTCGAGCCCCGGCTCTACGAGGTGGCGCGATCGCTGCAGATGTCGCGCCTCGCCGTGATCTCAAAGATCGCGCTGCCCTCCGCCAGCCCCGACATTCTCGCCGGCATGCGCCTCAGCCTGACAGTGGCGCTGATTCTCTCGGTGGTCTGCGAAATCCTGGCCGGCCTCGACGGGCTCGGCCACTGGGTGCTGCTCTCGGCCCGCGCGTTCCGCTCGGCCGACCTGTTCGCCGGCGTCATCCTGCTTGGCGTCACCGGCTACGTGACGTCGGTGGCGATGTCGCTTGCCGAGCATCGGCTGTTGGCGTGGCAGGCTTCGCAGCGGTGA
- a CDS encoding CAP domain-containing protein, producing the protein MQLFGLRKTPDLSLAPRQALKAFERERAQIQRRAVGLSRPFAYSGRFCGHKKRVTLDAALTRIAHDQAQAMAAKDQLDHDVLGRFNSRVSPAGAGRAAENIAYGYDGFPKTLDQWINSSGHRKNLLLPGATRVGVASVKSAKTGRMYWAMVIAGDYERPKKPKGSPKSSPKDSKQATAARPKARATESCRLKILSLCL; encoded by the coding sequence ATGCAACTGTTCGGGTTGAGGAAGACACCGGATCTGTCCCTCGCTCCCCGACAGGCTCTCAAGGCCTTTGAGCGCGAACGGGCTCAGATCCAGCGACGGGCGGTTGGTCTGAGCCGCCCGTTCGCATATTCTGGCAGATTTTGCGGACACAAGAAGCGCGTAACCCTGGATGCTGCTCTCACACGGATTGCACACGATCAAGCCCAGGCGATGGCGGCAAAGGACCAACTGGATCACGATGTCCTCGGCCGATTCAATTCGCGTGTCAGCCCGGCGGGGGCCGGCCGAGCCGCGGAGAACATTGCGTACGGCTATGACGGCTTTCCCAAAACCCTCGACCAGTGGATCAATTCGTCAGGGCACCGAAAAAACCTGCTGCTGCCCGGCGCCACGCGCGTCGGTGTAGCCAGCGTGAAAAGCGCGAAGACCGGCCGCATGTATTGGGCCATGGTGATCGCAGGCGACTATGAGCGTCCCAAGAAGCCGAAGGGTTCGCCAAAGAGTTCGCCGAAGGATTCAAAGCAGGCAACCGCCGCAAGGCCTAAAGCGCGCGCGACTGAGAGTTGCCGACTGAAGATTCTCAGCCTTTGTTTGTAG
- a CDS encoding IS110 family transposase gives MMAQNEVVVVGVDVAKDKVDACIRSLSQRQTFPSTAEGRHALIRWLRKHKVGKAAMEASGGYEQDWAKALREARIEVRIVDPKRVRSFARSAGRLAKNDPIDAEMIAWFAETFTDAPGQAFDAARERLVKIVNARQGLLDLQTSLKNSGEHSVPDVVQKMQARLLKKIAVEVAKLETAISAMVKATAHFAELAEIIESVPGLGKITSAGLIATMPELGQVNDNIAAALLGVAPYDDDSGQRRGNRHIKGGRRKARNLFYMPCMGAATQHNPVLKAFYDRLIAKGKEPKVALTACMRKLIVILNTMIARRQKWDANRYKPSDPARLPPSACPA, from the coding sequence ATGATGGCACAAAATGAGGTCGTTGTCGTCGGTGTTGATGTGGCCAAGGACAAGGTGGATGCATGCATTCGCTCGCTGTCTCAACGGCAGACGTTCCCGAGCACCGCAGAGGGGCGGCACGCATTGATCCGCTGGCTTCGCAAACACAAGGTCGGCAAGGCAGCCATGGAGGCTTCCGGCGGTTATGAGCAGGACTGGGCCAAGGCGCTGCGCGAGGCCCGCATCGAAGTCCGGATCGTTGACCCGAAGCGGGTGCGCAGCTTCGCCCGCTCGGCCGGACGCCTCGCCAAGAACGATCCGATCGATGCGGAGATGATCGCCTGGTTCGCCGAGACCTTCACCGACGCGCCGGGCCAGGCCTTCGACGCGGCACGCGAGAGGCTGGTCAAGATCGTCAATGCGCGCCAGGGACTGCTCGATCTGCAGACCAGCTTGAAAAACAGTGGCGAGCATTCTGTGCCGGACGTCGTGCAGAAAATGCAGGCGCGGCTCTTGAAGAAGATTGCCGTCGAAGTCGCCAAGCTCGAGACCGCGATCTCCGCCATGGTCAAAGCGACGGCGCATTTTGCCGAGCTCGCCGAGATCATCGAGAGCGTGCCGGGACTTGGTAAGATCACGTCCGCCGGACTGATCGCGACGATGCCGGAACTGGGCCAGGTGAACGACAATATCGCCGCGGCCTTGCTGGGGGTAGCACCTTACGATGACGATAGCGGCCAACGGCGGGGCAACCGCCACATCAAGGGCGGGCGCCGCAAGGCCCGCAACCTCTTCTACATGCCTTGCATGGGAGCTGCGACCCAGCACAACCCCGTGCTCAAGGCGTTCTATGATCGCCTGATCGCCAAGGGAAAGGAGCCGAAGGTTGCGCTCACCGCCTGTATGCGCAAGCTCATCGTCATCCTCAACACCATGATCGCGCGACGCCAAAAATGGGACGCCAACCGTTACAAACCGAGCGACCCCGCTCGGCTTCCGCCGAGCGCATGCCCAGCCTAA
- a CDS encoding methyltransferase family protein, protein MSSQRVSGTAVQRTIAVLGSAVFFVVAPCTLAGLVPWSITGWQLRPPFLGLELTRGIGAIMILAGVPGLVDAFARFALQGLGTPAPIAPTRNLVVTGLYRYVRNPIYIAVVAIILGQAVLMGDWRLIVYGALLWLAFHVFVVAYEEPTLERTFGREYEAFRAAVPRWIPRMTPWRSK, encoded by the coding sequence ATGAGCTCGCAGCGAGTGTCGGGAACCGCTGTGCAACGAACCATTGCCGTCCTGGGCTCGGCGGTTTTCTTCGTGGTCGCCCCATGTACGCTGGCGGGGCTCGTTCCATGGTCGATCACGGGTTGGCAACTCCGGCCGCCGTTCCTTGGTCTGGAGCTGACGCGCGGCATCGGCGCGATAATGATTCTCGCAGGCGTGCCTGGGCTCGTTGACGCATTTGCGCGTTTCGCGCTGCAGGGTCTCGGCACCCCCGCGCCCATCGCGCCGACCCGGAATCTCGTGGTGACCGGTCTCTACCGTTATGTGCGTAATCCAATATACATCGCGGTCGTTGCCATCATCCTGGGTCAAGCGGTGCTGATGGGCGATTGGCGCCTCATCGTCTACGGCGCGCTGCTCTGGCTCGCCTTCCACGTCTTCGTCGTGGCGTACGAAGAACCCACGCTCGAGCGGACGTTTGGGAGAGAGTACGAGGCGTTCCGCGCCGCCGTCCCGCGCTGGATACCGCGGATGACCCCATGGCGGTCGAAATGA
- a CDS encoding helix-turn-helix domain-containing protein, protein MQASFRMSLDHFKSIDSVGLRLRHLRELVGLTQLDVAERLKVGQTVISRIEKRSDLLLSTIRSYLIAIGGSLDMRAVLETGAIVQLDAIASKLSEADPSSDQQLTLPGFPAPSEAPNRDVVFSIHPEHADKILKGEKTVELRRRFAEEFEPGGLAMIYTTSPVKALTGVAKILDVERLKLPTLWKEHKEKFCVQKNDFDSYFAGLERGYAIHLNEAQPLPRPIYLDELRVRCGFAPPQSFQYASASLRGLVSYERAQGPN, encoded by the coding sequence ATGCAGGCTTCCTTCCGCATGTCCCTTGACCATTTCAAATCCATCGACTCCGTCGGGCTGCGGCTTCGCCACCTTCGCGAGTTAGTCGGCCTTACTCAGCTTGATGTTGCGGAACGCCTAAAAGTCGGGCAAACCGTCATATCTAGGATTGAGAAGCGATCCGATCTGCTCCTCTCGACAATCCGATCCTACCTGATCGCGATTGGCGGCTCATTGGATATGCGCGCAGTCTTGGAGACGGGCGCGATCGTTCAACTTGATGCAATCGCGTCGAAACTGAGCGAAGCCGATCCGTCATCAGACCAGCAGCTGACCTTGCCCGGTTTCCCAGCTCCGTCCGAGGCACCGAATAGAGACGTAGTTTTTAGCATCCACCCCGAACATGCAGACAAAATCTTGAAAGGCGAAAAGACAGTTGAGTTACGGCGTCGATTTGCGGAGGAGTTTGAGCCCGGCGGATTGGCCATGATCTATACGACCAGCCCCGTGAAGGCCCTGACTGGCGTGGCCAAAATCCTCGACGTAGAACGACTCAAACTCCCAACGCTCTGGAAGGAGCACAAGGAGAAGTTTTGCGTTCAGAAAAACGATTTCGACAGCTACTTTGCTGGACTTGAACGCGGCTACGCGATCCATTTGAACGAAGCGCAGCCGTTGCCACGTCCGATTTATCTCGACGAGTTAAGAGTTCGATGCGGCTTCGCTCCCCCTCAATCATTCCAGTACGCATCAGCCTCGCTCCGCGGTCTGGTGAGTTATGAGCGGGCACAAGGTCCTAATTGA
- a CDS encoding GNAT family N-acetyltransferase — protein sequence MSGHKVLIDTNVIIELEDHKEVSPIFARFLQLCAQHGVRVFVHERALADIERDKNAERRAVTRSKIKKFELLSGIKTPPQDELVARYGTINKENDEVDVALLYALELGAVDFLVSQDQGIHSRARRREPGLADRVLVVADALQWLETTFEALPVRLPLIEEVPAHAIAPDDDIFESLREGYPDFDGWWKTKCVGEHRPCWVVTINNELAGLIVRKTETHDQAKTKFAGNRILKICTFKVKPQFRGEKLGELLLKQALWFAQKNQFDLVYVTTFENQTSLISVLEYFGFENTGANARGELVFEKPLPRTILNAAEGEDLFDLAGKNYPRFVARPPAEAFCIPIQGQYHDTLFPELAMPDQPDFFGTAGSVGGARTPGNTIRKVYLCRAKSQAVGPGSIILFYRSNSPGYRISQCITSVGIVERVSHAESVEDLVRLTAKRSAYTTEQLSAIADASSTPVKVIDFLLMGHFEPAIPFEELLATRVLRGPPQSITRLDEERFAKVRERMNFGFDV from the coding sequence ATGAGCGGGCACAAGGTCCTAATTGATACCAACGTCATCATTGAGCTTGAGGACCACAAAGAGGTCTCGCCTATCTTTGCGCGTTTTCTCCAGCTGTGTGCGCAGCATGGAGTCAGGGTATTCGTCCACGAGCGAGCCCTCGCTGACATAGAGCGCGACAAAAACGCCGAACGTCGCGCTGTCACCCGAAGCAAGATAAAGAAATTCGAGTTGTTGAGCGGGATCAAAACTCCTCCTCAAGACGAGCTTGTTGCGCGGTACGGCACAATCAATAAAGAGAACGACGAGGTCGACGTCGCCCTGTTGTACGCGCTCGAACTGGGCGCAGTCGATTTCCTTGTCTCTCAGGATCAGGGCATACACAGCAGGGCGCGCAGGAGAGAGCCCGGCCTAGCGGATCGCGTCCTAGTCGTCGCGGACGCACTGCAGTGGCTTGAAACCACTTTCGAAGCCCTCCCCGTGCGATTGCCTTTGATTGAAGAGGTGCCTGCACATGCGATCGCCCCCGACGACGACATTTTCGAAAGCCTCCGTGAGGGCTACCCCGATTTTGACGGCTGGTGGAAAACCAAATGTGTCGGCGAACACCGTCCGTGTTGGGTTGTCACGATCAACAACGAATTAGCCGGATTGATCGTTCGCAAGACCGAAACTCACGATCAGGCAAAAACAAAATTCGCCGGTAACAGGATTCTCAAGATTTGTACGTTCAAGGTCAAACCTCAATTCAGAGGTGAGAAGCTAGGCGAACTTCTGCTCAAACAGGCTCTTTGGTTCGCGCAGAAAAATCAGTTCGACCTCGTTTATGTGACGACGTTTGAAAACCAGACCTCCCTGATCAGCGTCTTGGAATATTTCGGTTTCGAGAACACGGGCGCCAACGCGCGCGGTGAGCTTGTGTTCGAAAAGCCGCTTCCGCGCACCATCTTGAACGCGGCAGAGGGAGAGGACCTGTTCGATCTCGCGGGCAAAAACTATCCAAGATTTGTCGCGCGTCCACCTGCAGAAGCCTTCTGCATCCCGATACAGGGCCAATACCACGACACTCTCTTTCCCGAACTTGCGATGCCTGATCAGCCGGACTTCTTCGGTACGGCGGGGTCGGTCGGGGGAGCACGGACACCCGGCAACACGATCCGAAAGGTCTACCTCTGCCGTGCAAAATCGCAGGCAGTCGGACCGGGATCGATAATCCTGTTCTACCGATCAAATTCCCCTGGCTATCGGATTTCTCAATGCATCACGAGCGTAGGGATCGTAGAGCGCGTATCCCACGCCGAGTCTGTAGAGGACCTCGTCAGGCTCACGGCGAAGCGATCCGCATACACAACGGAGCAACTCTCGGCGATTGCAGATGCAAGCAGCACTCCCGTGAAAGTCATAGATTTCTTGCTAATGGGTCATTTCGAGCCCGCTATTCCGTTCGAGGAGCTACTAGCAACCCGCGTTCTAAGAGGCCCGCCTCAGTCGATTACGCGGCTGGATGAGGAACGCTTTGCGAAAGTGCGCGAGCGCATGAACTTTGGGTTTGATGTCTGA